The following are encoded together in the Streptomyces rapamycinicus NRRL 5491 genome:
- a CDS encoding ABC transporter ATP-binding protein produces the protein MSPALTTEKDDRASTATAGSPGPADATGSVSIAHVHKAFGRPGAAQPVLEDINLQVRPGEFVCILGASGCGKSTLLNLIADLDKPTSGAIEVPGGRPALMFQEHALFPWLTAGKNIELALRLRGVPRADRRPRAERLLELVRLSGAYGKRVHELSGGMRQRVALARALAQDSSVLLMDEPFAALDAITRDVLHEELTRIWSETGVSVLFVTHNVREAVRLAERVVLLSSRPGRVVREWTVDIPQPRRIEDAAVADLSVEITEELRGEIRRHGQQ, from the coding sequence ATGTCCCCGGCGCTGACCACCGAGAAGGACGACCGGGCGAGCACCGCGACGGCGGGCTCCCCCGGCCCCGCCGACGCCACCGGATCCGTCTCGATCGCCCATGTCCACAAGGCCTTCGGCCGTCCCGGGGCGGCCCAGCCCGTGCTCGAGGACATCAACCTCCAGGTGCGGCCCGGCGAGTTCGTCTGCATCCTGGGGGCCTCCGGCTGCGGTAAGTCCACGCTGCTCAATCTGATCGCCGACCTGGACAAGCCGACCTCGGGTGCCATCGAGGTCCCCGGCGGCCGGCCGGCCCTGATGTTCCAGGAGCACGCCCTGTTCCCGTGGCTGACCGCGGGGAAGAACATCGAGCTGGCGCTGCGGCTGCGCGGTGTGCCGCGCGCCGACCGCAGGCCGCGGGCCGAGCGGCTGCTGGAACTGGTGCGGCTCAGCGGCGCCTACGGCAAGCGGGTGCACGAGCTCTCCGGCGGGATGCGGCAGCGCGTGGCGCTGGCCCGCGCGCTGGCGCAGGACTCCAGCGTGCTGCTGATGGACGAGCCGTTCGCCGCGCTCGACGCCATCACCCGCGATGTGCTGCACGAGGAGCTGACCCGGATCTGGAGCGAGACCGGCGTCTCGGTGCTGTTCGTGACCCACAACGTCCGCGAGGCCGTCCGGCTGGCCGAGCGCGTGGTGCTGCTGTCCTCCCGGCCGGGGCGGGTCGTCCGCGAGTGGACGGTGGACATTCCGCAGCCGCGCCGCATCGAGGACGCGGCCGTCGCCGACCTGTCCGTTGAGATCACCGAAGAACTGCGTGGGGAGATCCGCCGCCATGGCCAGCAGTAA
- a CDS encoding ABC transporter permease, producing the protein MASSKTTRGTAAEEADGGKQPVEKSTAKSGPGQDLAGLEAGLDALDAVQTKRVSPAEVLVQKVLPPIVAVAFVLALWKVLVVAKVTPDYKLPDPGLVWDSLRQLWLQGELLDIIWTSVSRGLFGFLIALAIATPLGLVVARVKFIRAGLGPILSGLQSLPSVAWVPPAVIWLGLNDQMMYTVILLGAVPSIANGLVAGIDQVPPLFLRAGRTLGARGLVSARHILLPAALPGYVAGLKQGWAFSWRSLMAAEIIAKSPDLGLGLGQYLENQRNNSDMAGVLLGILLILVVGIAIELLIFAPIERRVLRSRGLLASTH; encoded by the coding sequence ATGGCCAGCAGTAAGACCACCCGCGGCACCGCGGCCGAGGAAGCCGACGGCGGGAAGCAGCCCGTCGAGAAGTCCACGGCCAAGTCGGGTCCGGGGCAGGACCTGGCGGGCCTGGAGGCCGGTCTGGACGCCCTGGACGCGGTGCAGACCAAGCGGGTCTCACCGGCCGAGGTGCTGGTCCAGAAGGTGCTGCCGCCCATCGTGGCCGTCGCCTTCGTACTGGCCCTGTGGAAGGTGCTCGTCGTCGCGAAGGTCACCCCCGACTACAAGCTCCCCGACCCGGGGCTGGTCTGGGACTCGCTGCGCCAGCTGTGGCTCCAGGGCGAACTGCTCGACATCATCTGGACCAGCGTCTCGCGCGGTCTGTTCGGCTTCCTCATCGCGCTGGCGATCGCGACCCCGCTGGGTCTGGTCGTCGCCCGGGTGAAGTTCATCCGGGCCGGTCTCGGCCCGATCCTGTCCGGGCTGCAATCGCTGCCGTCGGTCGCCTGGGTGCCGCCCGCGGTGATCTGGCTGGGCCTGAACGACCAGATGATGTACACCGTCATCCTGCTGGGCGCGGTCCCCTCCATCGCCAACGGGCTGGTGGCCGGGATCGACCAGGTGCCCCCGCTGTTCCTCCGCGCCGGACGCACCCTCGGCGCCCGCGGCCTGGTCAGCGCCCGGCACATCCTGCTGCCCGCCGCGCTGCCCGGTTACGTCGCCGGGCTCAAGCAGGGCTGGGCCTTCTCCTGGCGCTCGCTGATGGCCGCGGAGATCATCGCCAAGTCCCCGGACCTGGGCCTGGGGCTTGGCCAGTACCTGGAGAACCAGCGCAACAACTCCGATATGGCCGGGGTGCTCCTCGGCATCCTCCTGATCCTCGTCGTCGGCATCGCCATCGAACTGCTGATCTTCGCCCCGATCGAGCGCCGGGTGCTGCGCAGCCGCGGCCTGCTGGCGAGCACCCACTGA
- a CDS encoding sirohydrochlorin chelatase: MSAPTLLIIAHGSRDPRHAATVDALRARVRSLRPGLRVEAAFLEFNAPRVPQVLARLAAADATEVIALPLLLTRAFHAKTDIPAVLREATARHPRLAVRQADVLGPSPLLVDALERRLYEAGLRPAHRSSTGVVLASAGSTDPEAIAVIAEIAREWRHTGWCAVRPAFASASLPRTEDAVRALRAEGVPRVAVAPYVIAPGRLPDRIAHGAETAGADLLAPVLGPAPELARLLLTRYDEARTAPPALLTA; the protein is encoded by the coding sequence ATGTCTGCCCCGACCCTGCTGATCATCGCCCACGGCAGCCGCGACCCCCGCCATGCGGCGACCGTCGACGCGCTGCGCGCGCGGGTGCGGTCGCTGCGGCCGGGGCTGCGGGTGGAGGCGGCGTTCCTGGAGTTCAACGCGCCGCGCGTACCGCAGGTGCTGGCCCGGCTCGCCGCGGCGGACGCCACCGAGGTGATCGCCCTCCCGCTGCTGCTGACCCGCGCCTTCCACGCGAAGACCGACATCCCGGCGGTGCTGCGCGAGGCCACGGCCCGCCACCCCCGCCTCGCCGTCCGCCAGGCCGATGTCCTGGGCCCGTCCCCGCTGCTCGTGGACGCCCTGGAACGCCGCCTGTACGAGGCGGGGCTGCGCCCCGCCCACCGCTCCTCGACCGGGGTCGTCCTGGCCTCGGCGGGGTCCACCGACCCGGAGGCGATCGCGGTGATCGCTGAAATCGCGCGGGAGTGGCGGCACACCGGATGGTGCGCCGTGCGACCCGCGTTCGCCTCCGCCTCTCTTCCCCGTACCGAGGACGCCGTCCGCGCCCTGCGCGCGGAGGGCGTCCCCCGGGTGGCCGTGGCCCCCTACGTCATCGCCCCCGGCCGCCTCCCCGACCGCATCGCCCACGGTGCCGAAACCGCGGGCGCCGACCTCCTGGCCCCCGTCCTGGGCCCCGCCCCGGAACTGGCCCGCCTCCTGCTGACCCGCTACGACGAGGCCCGCACGGCGCCCCCGGCCCTGCTGACGGCCTGA
- a CDS encoding LLM class flavin-dependent oxidoreductase: MGEKRQLRLGAITMGAGGPGQPHLWLDEDIPVDASVSVNWYVEQARQAEEAKFDLIFLVDGLFITADSAPHYLNRLEPLTLLSALAVSTSHLGLVATVTTSYNDPFNTARRLASLELISGGRSGWNVVTTGDAGAAGNFSRDEHYDYDTRYARGLEFVQVAQGLWDSYEQDAFPRDRATRTFLDPARQHALNHKGEHFQVAGPLNVSRSPQGQPVIFQAGDSEQGRDLGATIGEAIFTNASSIEAGQAFYNDIKTRAAKKGRDPRHIVVMPGTSVFVGDTDDQAREIEHETHTRDRDFDRSLAGLGRPFGWHDFRQYDLDAPFPQQALDHAERGFRTNAEKIAGKAKEKGWTLRQTVEFISSPRPTPFAGSPETVANRLQEWFEGRALDGFNYPIGHPDQWRRFREEVVPILQERGIVRTEYEASTLRGNLGLPVPENRYTKAREEESSALGS, translated from the coding sequence ATGGGCGAGAAGCGGCAGCTCAGGCTGGGCGCGATCACGATGGGCGCCGGCGGCCCCGGCCAGCCCCACCTCTGGCTCGACGAGGACATTCCGGTCGATGCCAGCGTCAGCGTCAACTGGTACGTCGAGCAGGCCCGCCAGGCCGAGGAGGCCAAGTTCGACCTGATCTTCCTCGTCGACGGTCTGTTCATCACCGCGGACTCGGCGCCGCACTACCTCAACCGCCTTGAACCGCTGACGCTGCTGTCGGCCCTGGCGGTGAGCACCAGCCACCTGGGTCTGGTCGCCACCGTGACCACCTCCTACAACGACCCGTTCAACACCGCCCGCCGCCTCGCCTCCCTGGAGCTCATCTCCGGCGGCCGGTCCGGCTGGAACGTGGTCACCACCGGCGACGCGGGCGCCGCGGGCAATTTCTCCCGCGACGAGCACTACGACTACGACACCCGCTACGCCAGGGGCCTGGAGTTCGTCCAGGTCGCCCAGGGACTGTGGGACTCCTACGAGCAGGACGCGTTCCCGCGCGACCGTGCCACGCGCACCTTCCTCGACCCGGCCAGGCAGCACGCCCTGAACCACAAGGGCGAGCACTTCCAGGTCGCCGGCCCGCTGAACGTCTCCCGTTCCCCGCAGGGCCAGCCGGTCATCTTCCAGGCAGGCGACTCCGAGCAGGGCCGTGACCTCGGCGCCACGATCGGCGAGGCCATCTTCACCAACGCCTCGTCCATCGAGGCGGGCCAGGCGTTCTACAACGACATCAAGACCCGGGCGGCGAAGAAGGGCCGCGATCCGCGGCACATCGTCGTCATGCCCGGTACCTCGGTATTCGTCGGCGACACGGACGACCAGGCCAGGGAGATCGAGCACGAGACCCATACCAGGGACCGGGACTTCGACCGATCCCTGGCGGGACTCGGCCGCCCGTTCGGCTGGCACGACTTCCGCCAGTACGACCTGGACGCCCCGTTCCCGCAACAGGCCCTCGACCACGCGGAGCGCGGCTTCCGTACCAACGCCGAGAAGATCGCCGGCAAGGCGAAGGAAAAGGGCTGGACGCTCCGCCAGACCGTGGAGTTCATCTCGAGCCCGCGCCCGACCCCGTTCGCGGGATCGCCGGAAACGGTGGCCAACCGGCTTCAGGAGTGGTTCGAGGGCCGCGCCCTCGATGGCTTCAACTACCCCATCGGCCACCCCGACCAGTGGCGGCGCTTCCGCGAGGAGGTCGTTCCGATCCTCCAGGAACGCGGCATCGTCCGCACCGAGTACGAGGCCTCCACCCTCCGCGGCAACCTGGGCCTCCCGGTACCGGAAAACCGCTACACGAAGGCCCGCGAGGAGGAGTCCTCCGCGCTGGGAAGCTGA